The Jiangella sp. DSM 45060 genome contains the following window.
GTGATGTCCGTCCGCGAGAAGGTGTTCGTGTCGTGGGCCGGGCTGCGTGGTGCGGTGCCGGTCGTGTTCGCGACCATCCCGCTGGCCGAGGGCGTCGAACGGGCCGCGTGGCTGTTCGCCGTCGTCTTCATCGTCAGCGTCCTCTACACGCTGATCCAGGCGCCGACGCTGCCCTGGCTGGCGACCCGCCTCGGCATGGTCCCGGCGTTCCCGACCCGCGACGCCGACGTCGAGTCCGCGCCGCTGGAGCGCCTGGACGCCGACCTCATCCACGTCCGCGTGCCGCCCGGGTCCAAGCTGCACGGCGTCGAGATCGGGGAGTTGCGCGTGCCGCCGGGGGTCGGCGTCGCGCTGATCGTCCGCGGCGACACGTCGATGGTGCCGGGTCCGCGGACCAAGCTGCAGCACGGCGACGAGATCCTCATCGTCGCGCCCCGGGCGCTGCGCCGCGCCACCGAGGCCCGGCTGCGCGCCGTCGGACGACGCGGCCGGCTGGCCGGCTGGTTCGGCGAGCGCGGCGGCGCACCGGACGAGGACGACTGACGCGCCGGCGTCAGGACGCGGCCTGGCACGGCGGCAGCTCGGCCGACGGTGTCGGCGGCGGCGCCGCGGGGTCGGTCAGCGCCTCGAACGTGTCGCCGAGGACGAGGTCGATGGTCGCCTCGGTGCGCTCGTCCGGCACGTACACCGCGCCGGGCACCAGCGTCGCGACGAGCTCGGCGGCGGCTTGGTCGTCGGGCCGCGACCGCACCTCGGCCGTCCCGGTGATGGACTTGCTCAGCGGGTCGTTGTCGACGTCGACGACGGTGAAGCCGCGGTCGCGGACCTGCCGGGCCACCGCCGACGCCAGCCCGTTGCGGTCGGTGGCGTTGTAGACGTTCACCTGCACGTCCGCCGGCGCCGGCGCGGACGTCGGCACACCCGGCGCGCACGGCTGGCTGGTGGAGCCCGCGGCGCCCGGCTCTTCCTCGCCGACGACGTTGGCCCAGCTGTACCAGGCGGCGCCGATGACCACGCCGATGAGGACCAGCAGCGTCACCGAGGTGCGGATGCGCCGCCAGTGATGCCGGCGTGCGCTCTCCTCCTCGGTGAGCTGCTCATCCTCGAACGCCATGGGTGCTCCGGGGTCGGCGGCGATGCCGCAGGGCAGGGGTCTGGGGTGATGTGATCAGCCTAGTGTGCAGGTCCCGTTTCCGCAGGTCATGCCTCGGCGTCGGGAACCAGGAGGACGCGGGCGTGGATGACCGGGCGCTGTTGCAGCGCCGCACGGAGCGCACGGTGCAGCCCGTCCTCGAGGTACAGCTCGCCGCGCCACTCGACCACGTGGGCGAAGAGGTCGCCGTAGAACGTGGAGTCGTCGGCCAGCAGGGTCTCGAGGTTCAGCGTGCGCTTGGTGGTGACCAGCTCGTCCAGGCGGATCTGGCGCGGGGGGAGCTCGGACCACGCCCGCAGACCCGTGTCGTGCTCGGGGTAGGGCTTGCCGTCTCCGACGCGCTTGAAAATCACCTAGCGCAGTCTAAACGGCGGGCGTCGTTTTGCCTGGCATATGCCGGACCACGTGCGAACGCGGCCGGCGAGGAGCTCGCCGGCCGCGTCCACGCCACGGTCGTCAGGACCATGCCTCCATGGTGTTCGAGCAGTTGCGCAGCTGTCCGGTGGACATCTTCTTCTCGCAGGCCCGGAAGATGACCCGGCGGCCTTCCTCGAACTCGTAGTCGTACCTCTGCTTGTCGACGGCGCCCTGGTCCGGGCCGCTGTCGCGGTGCTGCCAGCCGCTGGACGTCGAGGGTGACTCGCGCCAGACGCCCTGGCCGAGGAAGGGCCCCTCGCACCAGGTGAACAGGCCCACCACGCGCCACCCGTTGGACTTGGTGTCCGTCACCTCGAGGATCTCGCCGCGCTCGTAGAACTTCACGGACCCGCCGGAGGTCCACGCCGTCCAGGTCTTGCCGTCCGGGTTGGGGTGCTGCCAGCAGCCCGTGGTGGCGATGTCGCCGGGCTTCAACCCGCTCGGCGCGGCCACGCCCGGCAGCGCGACGGAGGTGAGGGCGACGGCGCCGGCGACCGCGACGGCCCATCGGGTCAGCCGGCGCGACCGCTGCGGCCGGGTGCGGGTCGTTGTACGTAGCGTCATGCGTCGTGCTCCAAGCTCGGTCGGACAGATGCTCGGAGTGTGCCGTCGGCCGCTTACCTGCTGCTTGCTCCGCACTTGTCGCCGCGACGTCCGGCGTTCAGCCCGGCGCCAGCTCGGCGATCCGCCGCGCCAGGTAGCGGCGCTCGCCGTCGTTGCCGGCCGCCGCCAGGGCCGCGCGATACTGCGTCGCGGCGGCCTCGTGGTCTCCGGCCCGGCGGAGCAGGTCCGCACGGGTCGCGGGCAACAGCCCGTAGCCGTCCAGCTCGGCCGCGACGGCGTCGACCTGCGCGAGCCCGGCCGCCGGGCCGTCCGCCATCGCGACAGCGACCGCCCGGTTCAGCCGCACCACCGGCGTCGGCTGATGCTCCAGCAGCTGGTCGTAGAGCCGGACGATGCGCGGCCAGTCGGTGTCCTCGGCCCGTTCCGCGACGGTGTGACAGGCGGCGATCATCGCCTGCAGCTGGTATGGGCCGGGACGCTCCCACGCCAGCGCCCGCTGCAGCAGCTCGACGGCGCCCGCGATGGCCGGGCGGTCCCAGCGGCCGCGGTCCTGCTCCTCCAGCGGGACCAGCTCGCCGTCCCCGCCGGTGCGCGTCGCCGCGCGGGCGTCGTGCAGGCGGAGCAGCGCGAGCAGACCGAGCGGCTCGGGCTCGCCGGGCAGCAGCTCGGTCACCAGGGTGGCCAGCCGCAGCGCCTCGCGGGTGAGCTCCGGCCGCATCAGGCCGTCGCCGCTGGTGGCGCCGTAGCCCTCGTTGAAGAGCAGGTAGACGACGCCGAGGACCGCGTTCGTGCGCTCCGGGAGCTCGTCCGGCGGCGGCACGCGGTACGGGATCGCGGCGGCCCGGATCTTGCCCTTCGCCCGGACCAGCCGCTTCGCCATCGTCGCCTCGGGCACCAGGAACGCCCGTGCGATCTCCGCCGTCGTCAGGCCGGTCAGCGTGCGCAGCGCCAGCGCGACCTGCGCCTCGAACGCCAGCGCCGGATGGCAGCACGTGTAGAGCAGCCGCAGCCGGTCGTCGTCGGGGCCGTCCGGCGCTTCGCCCGCGGGGCTGCCCGGCCGCTCGTCCGCGAGGCCGCCCGGCCGCTCGTCCGCGGACCCGCCGGACCGCTCGTCCGCCGTCGCCGCCAGCAGCCGCAGCTTCGCGGCGCCCGCCTTCGCCCGGCGCAGCCGGTCCAGCGCCCGGCGCCGCGCCGTCGTCGTCAGCCAAGCGCCGGGCCGGTCCGGGACACCGTCGCGCGGCCAGGTCTCCAGCGCCGCGGCGAACGCGTCGGCGGCTGACTCCTCGGCGAGGTCCCAGTCGCCGCCCCACGCGATCAACGTCGCGACGACCCGCCCCCACTCGTCCCGGAACGCCTCGGCCACGGCGGCGTCGACGTCCACCCGCGCGCCGCCCACCGCGGAACCATCCGCCCGTGCGCGGTCGACCCCGGCACCGTCCGCTCCTGCGCCGCCGGCCCTCGCGCCGTCCGTCCCAGTACCGCTCACCCCGGGCCGTCCCCCTCCGTCACGTCGGCTCGGCGTCGACGTTGGCATGACCCGCCCGGATCGGGAGGGATCCCACCCTACGGGCGGGAACTGACAACTCGGCGTCGTTCATCGGACCGGACGGATCTCGACCTGCCCGAACCGGGCGGCGGGGTGGCCGGCGGCGATCTCGACCGCCTCGTCCAGATCGGCGCACTCGATCAGCGCGAAGCCGCCGATCTGGTCCTTCGTCTCCATGAACGGCCCGTCCGTGCGCAGCACGTCGCCGTCGCGGACCCGTACCGTTGTCGCCGTCCGGCTCGGGTACAGGCCCTCGTGTGCCCGCAGCACCCCGCGTCGCTCGAGGTCGGCCATCCACGCGTGGAACCGGCGCAGCCCGTCGCCGTCGGCGATGTCGGACTCGCGCTCCTCGTCGGCGCTGATCAGCAGCAGGTACCGAATCGGCTGGCTCATGGTGTCCATCGTGCGCCATCCCGTTCGTCGTGGGGTCGACCCGTCGCTACTTCGAGGAGCATCCGATGTTCACCACCACGTCCGCCGACGGCACCACGATCGCCTACGACCGCTCCGGATCCGGCGCCCCGATCGTCTTCGTCTCCGGCGCGTTCAACGACCGGCACACCCTGGCACCCGTCGCCGCCGAGCTGGCCTCGTCCCACACCGTCGTCTGCTACGACCGGCGCGGCCGCGGCGACAGCGGCGACACCGCCCCCTACTCCGTCGACCGCGAGATCGAGGACCTCGACGCCGTCCTGGCCGACGTCGGCGGATCGGCGGCCGTGTTCGGCTTCTCGTCCGGGGCGAACCTCGCCCTGCTCGCCGCCTCCCGCGGCGTCGCCGTGTCCTCGCTGGTCCTCTACGAGGTGCCGTTCGCTCTGACGGCGGACGACCGGCGGCCCGCCGACCTGCCCTCCCAGCTCGCGACGCTGATCGCCGCCGGTCGCCGCGCCGACGCCGTCACGACGTTCCAGCTGGAGGGGATCGGGCTGCCGCCGGAGATGGTCGCCGGGATCAGGCAGTCGCCGTTCTTCCCGCAGCTCGAGGCGATCGCCCCCACCGTCGTCTACGACGCCACCCTCACCGCGCCCCCGTACGACCAGCCGACCCCGGAGATGCGGGCGGTGCGGGTGCCGGTGCTCGTCCTGACGGGTGAGGAGACCTGGCCGGTCCTGCGGCAGACGGCCGAAGCCCTGCCGTCCCTCCTGGCGGACGCCCGCTACCTCACCGTCGCCGGAGGCGCGGACCACACCATCTCGCCGCCCGACACCGCCGCCGTCGTGCGGGAGTTCCTCACCTGACCGCTGCTCGACGCGTTGTGTCGGACCCCGCCGCGAAGATCGAGCTCTCGATGTCGGCGAAGGGACGTGGATCGCGGTGGGCGTCTGCAACGAGGTCTACAAGAGCGACAGCGCGCTGCGGCGCTTTCTGGACGAGCGCCTTCCCGCCCGCCATCAGGTCGCTGACGAGTGGAGCCTCGTGGTCGGCAGATCGCGGCGGCAGCCGGTGCGACTCGGGATGTGCGGCGACTACGCAGCCATTGGGACGGCTCTGGAGATGCGGATCGGCCTCGACCTGGCATCGAAGCCGGCGTACCTGCCAGTACTGCGCAGTCTGACGGCCGAACGGTGCGAAAAGTTGCTGCGGGTCGCCGGCTTCGATCGCATAGCACCAGAGTGGCAGATGCCTGACATGACCGAGCCGACGATCTTGAGCTGGACGAGAGTGAAGCACCCGACGGTCGTCGATGACGATCAGATCGAAGCGCTTCTGGCCTGTTACGCCGCAGCTGCCGACGAGCGCATTGCGCGGGTGTGCCGGCACGAGTCCACAGAGATCCAGCGACGCATCGCTGTCAGGGGGCTCAACGGCGGCGGGCGCCAGAGACACCCTGATCACGACCGCGAGGTCACCCGGGCGATGACACCGCTCTGGCAGGCCTACCTTGACGTCGGTCGGTCCAGCCTGAGTGATCTCGGCGAGCTCTCGCTTGTCCAGATCGAGCTGGCCGCCGGCTACGCGGTTGCCGACCTGCTCATCGGGACGACTCTCGTCGAGGTGAAGAACTATGGTGATCCGGCTGCGGAGATGCGCGCCGTGCTCGACCAAGTGCTCACCTATGCTCTGCTCAACCGCTGGCGTCCGCATCTCGCCATCGATACCGTCGCCGCCTATTTCGGCTGGCATGCGGTGACGGTCTCGGTGCAACTGGATGACCTCCTGAACGTCTCGAGCCCAGGACCGACGCCGGGACTGCACGAGATCTCATCGGATCTTCGGCAGGCGATCGCCAACGACTTGGAGGACGCAAGGTACTGGCACGAGTGCGACGAACTCAGCCGCCGCCGGGTGTGACGTGACACACCAGGAAGGCTGAGTTCGGGACGTCATCACGCGCCCCCACTCGCTTGACTCGGGTGGCTGCTGACCGGGCGTCTGTGTTGCTGACTGTGGCAACATCTTCGGCATGCCAGTCGTCCCTGGCAGGAGAGCCATCGTACGAGGCCTCCGCGACCCGATGCAGACCTTGGGCTGGCGAGCCCGGGCGGCAGGTTGGTGGACTCTGGATGCCTCGGCTGGGTGGACCTACGTCGTCACCGTGGGAACGGCGGTCGCGGGCCTTCCTGCGGGGCATGCGCGTGCAACCTCGTACGTCGGAGCCCGCAGTGAATCCATCGAGGTTGAGGTCGCGCGCGCATGTGGCCTCGCCGACTCCTATCGCAACCGCACCCTTGTGATTCCACTTGGCTACATGTTGCCGAAGCGTCGGCGGCGTGAGTTGCTCGTCGCGCCCGAAACGGTGACCGACGTTGCGGGTGAACTGGCCGACGAGCTGGCGTCGTATGCCGTGCCCTACCTGAGCGATCTCGTCGAGAGTTCTGACGCCGTGCTGTCCGAGACGGCCAAGGGATGGCTCCAATTGTCCGTGGTCGAGTTGACCCGTCACCTGATTGCCACGGAGCACCTTCGGGGTCGGGACCCGGCCCTCGAACTCGTTCGAGAGGCCCGGCGAGCGTTGGCTGGCCAGAACAACCCTGCCGCTGCTCAGAAGCGCAGCCTGTTGGACGGGCTCATGCGCGGCGACCACCGGCCCGGTCCCGGTAGGGACCGGGCGATGCGTCCGCCCGGCAGCGTTGGCGGAGGATAGGGGATTCGAACCCCTGAGGGATTGCTCCCAACACGCTTTCCAAGCCCGTGACCAGCAGTTTTCCTGTGTCCGGAACCGTCCGACCTGCAGACGATGGCTAGCACCTGCCTGTGCTATGGACGGGTCTGAACGGGCCCGAATGAGACGGAAACTGAGACGGAAGCGGACGGCTCGCGGTCCGCCTGGAGGCGGGATCTGCCTCATCAGTTAGACGCCCCCGGCCGGTGCGGGAACACCGGACCGGGGACTTGATCCCAACCTGACTACACCAGGGAGAGACCCATGGTCACCGTATCGAAGCCGAAGAAGCGGGAGATCATCACCCGTGCTCCGTTCGTGAGTGATGACATCGGAGAGATCGTCGCGTACCACGATGAGGAAGGCCCGACCATTGATGTGACGATCCGCCCGGAGGACAGCGGTCAGTACGCGCAGTTCGGTCTCACTGCGGCCGAAGTGCACGAGCTGGCCGACGAGCTGCACCGCATTGCGAACAAGGTTCAGCGTGCCGGGTGGACCCCGACCATCCTCACGGACGCTCGGACGTACCTGCCGGGCATGACCGACGAGCAGATCATCGAGCGCCTGGACCGGCTCTACCGCCGCTGGGGCGGGCTCGTGATCGGGTTCCGCGGTCGCCTGGATCGCCGTGCCGGACGTGCGCTGGCGGTCGAGGTTCAGATGGAGACGCTGGAACGCTCTGTCGGCCTGGTCGAGCAGCACGCAGAGACCTTCTCCGGGGTTCCGGAGCTGGCGGACGGGCTGGCGGAGCTGCGGTCCTCGCTGGAGGCCGTGCGACAGTTGTACGTCGCGGAGTGGGAGCGTCAGCCGTGAGGGCCGTCGAGGACCGCAATGCTGCGTGCTCGGTGAAGTGGTGCGACGAGACCGGAACCCACGCCGTGCACCGCAAGTACGTGGCGTCGGTGCCCGGAGGGGTCCGCGGTGGCGGCCTCGTTGGCGTGAACCTCGCGCAGCGGGTCCAACCGCGGGCGTCGGTGTGTGTCGAGCTGACGGTGACTACGCCGTGGGCGTCGACGGCCGGCTTCCTGTTCGCCGCCGCGTCCGTGCCCGACATCGCGACGGCGCTGGCCGAGGCGGCTGAGCGAGCGATCGAGCTGGGCGGAACGCGTGAACGGCGCGATTGATCGCTAGCGGCTCCGTGACGGTGGCCGGTTCGTTGCCCCAGATTCCCATGCCGGGACGAGCGACGAGCCGGCCGCCGTGAGCGGTCCTCGTACGGATGGCTTGGCGATGACCGTGGGCTGACGTGAGATACCGCCTGCCTACTAGAAGTTGTGAGGTATATTGATGGGTGCCTGGGTGATTCACGAACACCCTGACGTGGCCAAGTGGTTGGAGGGCCTGACTGGGACGACGGCGGTGACTGTTGCCGCAGCCCTCGACCGGCTGGCCGAGGATGGGCCGGCGCTGGGTCGGCCGACGGTGGACAGCATCAAGGGCAGCCGGCACCACAACATGAAGGAGCTGCGTGCGCGCACGGTGCGGATCTTGTTCGTGTTCGATCCACGACGCGCTGCCATCCTCCTGGTGGCCGGCGACAAGCGTGGCGAGTGGGAACGCTGGTACAAGGCGTCGATCCCGCTCGCAGACGACCGATACGACGAGTGGCTGACCATGCTCGACGAGGGCAAGGCAAAGGGGGCGAGATGACACAGGAGATCGAGACCGCGACCAACACCGCGCGCTGGCCGACGTGGGCGGAGACCCGCGCGAAGCTGAACGTCGACGAGGTCGCCGTTGCTCAGGCTCGTGCGGAGCTGGAGGCGGAGGAAGCCGCGTACCGCCTGGCGGAGATTCGGCGTGAGCAGCACCGCACCCAGACTGACGTCGCCCGCGACATGGGCGTCAGCCAGAAGCGCGTTAGCGAGATCGAGCGCGGCGACTTGACCCGCACCGAGGTCGACACCATCAGCCGCTACGTCGCCGCCCTCGGCGGCCGCATCCGCATCGTCGCCGACTTCCCCGGACACAGCATCACTGTGCGTTGATGTCCGCCTGCCACTGCGGGCAGCGGAGCGCGTTGGTCCAGGACGGGTAGTCGTCCGGGTGGCTTGGTCGTGCACGCCAGGCGCGCCAGATGGCCACGCCGTTCTATGTTCACAGACAGGGCGGACTGACACCATGCGGACTGCCGATGTGCTCGCCGCAACCCTGACGGCGTTGGGTAGTGGTGAAGCGAACGAGGTCGCGGCGCCTGAGACCACCGTTCCCCGTCGACGCCTTCGTGACTGTCGCGCGGGTGGTGCGTGATCGTGTTCGTACTGCGCTGGCCAATCAATCGCCTTCAACATCCAGTAGGAGCGTGTTCCTCGCAACGTCTCGTAGTGAGTAGTAGTCCCGATGACGTTGTACTAGCTGATTCGCCGATTCCACTGGAAATCCAAGCTCTACAAGCCATCGAGTGTCGAAGAGGACTCGGAGTGCTGCCGTCGCGCCTTGGACCTGACGAACATCATTGACCAGCTCCTTAGACGGGGGCAGTCCGTGCGAAGCGATGTTGCGGAGATATGCCACGCGGTTAGCCCAGCGATCTTCATCGTCTTCGGGTATGAGGCTTCGTACGGGGTGACCCGCTTCACGTTCCATCGCAAGTAATCGTTGCTCTAGTGAAGGGCCCAGAATTGAATTGACTATCCCCTTCACGGGCTTTCGCCTGCGAGCATTCCACCCCATTTCCTGCAAGGCGCTACCGACAGCGCTAACGAGCACATCGCGGTCCCCCAGCTTTTCGGGAGGAACTCCATCGACACCCTCGTCGCCCTCGCGGCTGAATGACTCCACCATACGAACCCAAGACATGAAGGCCTCAACGTGTCGAGTTTGTCGACGCGACATCAGTGATGCATACTGCTCGATCGAGTATCTGTGTGAATTCACGATGGCCGAGGCGCGTGTGATGAGACTTGGAAAGTCGAGGTCCTTGAGAGTGTACAGCGTGTCATGGTGGCTTAGATCCGTCATGCCATCACGCGAGGAGTGACTAGTTCGGATTGTCATCCATTTGTTGGGACCTTTCAGATCCTTCCCGTCGACTTGCCAGGTCGAATTGGTGACAGCGAGGGACCGGATTCCGGATAGTCGCCGTGAGGAGGTTATGATCAGGAGCTCAATGGGGATGAGCCATACGTTCGTGATCTCCTCGAACGATAGGGGCTGGTCAAACTTAATTCGAATTGCACTTTCGTCCCTAAGCTCGACCGGGCGCCCGGCCGAAGGCATTGGTATTGTTGTCGCGTCCTCCAGCTGAATTCTGGCACCTGGGAACTCCGCGACGATTGGGTCGGGCGTGGTTCGCTTGATTGTGCTTTCGTGAAAGTCCTTACTTAGAACATACGAGTAGGCCGCCCATGCCGACCAGGGCTCTTGGTCCCAGAACTGAATTCTGAGCTCATCGTAACGGCACTCCTCAGGTTCAAGCCAGAGGCTACCTTCTAGCGCATACGTGGCTCGAACCGTTGCTTGAGTGCCACCAGGAACTACGGTCCGATGGTTAACGACACGTGTTCCGATCAAGGTCACGGCCTTGCCGAAAACTCTGCCGTATAGGTGGTTCGGAACCATGTGCCATGTGTCGATAGAAGCGTCTTGGATGTCTTCATCCCAGATCCCATCGAGCGCAGCCATGCCGGCGCCGGTCGTCGCGTCTACCCAGTAGCGTCCCGGGATACCAGATTCGTCATTAGGCTCTCGTACCCACTGTGCTGGCTCCTCAGTTGCGACCATGGTTAATGGTGGCACTTCAGAACTGCCGAGTCGAGACTGCCGACCCATTCTGAGGCGTCGTTCTCGTAGCTGCCCCGGTGTAGGTCGAAGCGGAGCGGGTCCAGGGTGCCGTAGGCATCGCGCAGCGACGGCTTGATGTTTCGTCTGCAAGGGGTGAGCTGTTCGTGCGAGCCGACAGCGCTTGACGAAACTTCAAGCCGCCCTTGACGCGCGTAGCGGAGGCCGCAGACTGGCCGCGTAGAGGGCGGAGCCGGGCGGTGACTGTTGAGGCTGGCTTGCATGGAGCGCGGTGCGACCCGTCTTCGTTCCGCCCGGTCGCGCCCCGGAACGGCCGCCAGGCCGCATGCCCGGGCGCGACCGGGCGGAGACGGCGCGTCAGCGCCGCTTGATCTCGAAAAGGTGGACTCGGCAACGGCGGCCTCGTTGGCCTTGTTGGCGTGCTGGCAAATAGGACCCTCCAGTCCGCGCAGCAGGATCTGGGACTATGCGCGCGGACTGTTGCCGTCCGAGGATGTGTCCGGCTCCTGTTGTACCGTCCGCGCGAGTGGGGAGCTCGGATCGCGGAAGGGGGACCTGTGGCGGGTTTGACGGTCGGAGACCTGGTCGATCTTGCTGTGGCCGAAGGGGAGAGCGACGATGAGCACATCTACAGGATCTTTCAATGGAGATTTGAGCGCTCGATGAGCCTGGCCCGTGCGCTGGCTGGTGGCGGTTCGGGTCTTCTAATTGCGCTGGCTTTAGCTGTTGCACAGGAGGACGCGCCGAGCTCATCATGGGTAGTGCGACTAGGGTTCGTGGGCGCGATCGTCGCAATAGTTATGGCAGCGGGCGTCGGATGGCGCGTGCGGAGCATGCATCGGGAGTTCATTGCGGCACAATTCCTGGCATCGGAGCTCAGGACGATAAGGCCATTCCTGAGGCTGTACCGTCTCGGACGGGGCACGCGATGAGCCTCGACGCGGTGATCAGCTTGTTAGCGATAGGCCTAGGCGCGACTTCAGTGGCAACTGCTCTTGTTGGATACCTGAAGGAACTACAATCACGCTCGACCTCGTCGAATGCGTTGGAAAAGGCCGACGTATCGACGGTACTCACTAATCCGGACATCGACAAGCTTGGTTCCGTGCTGCGCAATGATATCGGCAAGGTTAGAGTCAGTGATTACACACGAGATCAGGCCGTGAGGCGAAGGTTCAATGACCTTGTTGGGGAAATTCTGGATTTCGTAGGCGACGATAGGGAAGCAGAGTTGAGTCCTGCGCAAGGACGGGACAATAGGGAGCGTTTTGGCACACTCGACGGCGAGGTGTTTCCGGAGCTAACAGATGCCTACAGGGAGGTCGCTGGCGGTGAGGTCTGGAACGGTCTCGCTCGTGCCCGGAGAGCGGTTGAGATCGAGTTTCGCCAGCTGCTAGGTATTCCGCTGGAGGTTGCTGGCTCGTCCAAGCCCATATCTCTAGGCGCGATGACTGGCCAGCTGTTGGCTGGGGGCGCGTTGAACGAGGGCGACGCCATCGATCTCAGATATGCCATAGATCTATGCAACCGCGCGGTTCATGGGTATCCGGTGGGGATTGCGAATGCGGCCGAGG
Protein-coding sequences here:
- a CDS encoding XRE family transcriptional regulator; protein product: MTQEIETATNTARWPTWAETRAKLNVDEVAVAQARAELEAEEAAYRLAEIRREQHRTQTDVARDMGVSQKRVSEIERGDLTRTEVDTISRYVAALGGRIRIVADFPGHSITVR
- a CDS encoding LytR C-terminal domain-containing protein, with the protein product MAFEDEQLTEEESARRHHWRRIRTSVTLLVLIGVVIGAAWYSWANVVGEEEPGAAGSTSQPCAPGVPTSAPAPADVQVNVYNATDRNGLASAVARQVRDRGFTVVDVDNDPLSKSITGTAEVRSRPDDQAAAELVATLVPGAVYVPDERTEATIDLVLGDTFEALTDPAAPPPTPSAELPPCQAAS
- a CDS encoding type II toxin-antitoxin system RelE/ParE family toxin, whose amino-acid sequence is MGAWVIHEHPDVAKWLEGLTGTTAVTVAAALDRLAEDGPALGRPTVDSIKGSRHHNMKELRARTVRILFVFDPRRAAILLVAGDKRGEWERWYKASIPLADDRYDEWLTMLDEGKAKGAR
- a CDS encoding alpha/beta fold hydrolase; this translates as MFTTTSADGTTIAYDRSGSGAPIVFVSGAFNDRHTLAPVAAELASSHTVVCYDRRGRGDSGDTAPYSVDREIEDLDAVLADVGGSAAVFGFSSGANLALLAASRGVAVSSLVLYEVPFALTADDRRPADLPSQLATLIAAGRRADAVTTFQLEGIGLPPEMVAGIRQSPFFPQLEAIAPTVVYDATLTAPPYDQPTPEMRAVRVPVLVLTGEETWPVLRQTAEALPSLLADARYLTVAGGADHTISPPDTAAVVREFLT
- a CDS encoding HEPN domain-containing protein; this encodes MAALDGIWDEDIQDASIDTWHMVPNHLYGRVFGKAVTLIGTRVVNHRTVVPGGTQATVRATYALEGSLWLEPEECRYDELRIQFWDQEPWSAWAAYSYVLSKDFHESTIKRTTPDPIVAEFPGARIQLEDATTIPMPSAGRPVELRDESAIRIKFDQPLSFEEITNVWLIPIELLIITSSRRLSGIRSLAVTNSTWQVDGKDLKGPNKWMTIRTSHSSRDGMTDLSHHDTLYTLKDLDFPSLITRASAIVNSHRYSIEQYASLMSRRQTRHVEAFMSWVRMVESFSREGDEGVDGVPPEKLGDRDVLVSAVGSALQEMGWNARRRKPVKGIVNSILGPSLEQRLLAMEREAGHPVRSLIPEDDEDRWANRVAYLRNIASHGLPPSKELVNDVRQVQGATAALRVLFDTRWLVELGFPVESANQLVQRHRDYYSLRDVARNTLLLDVEGD
- a CDS encoding RNA polymerase sigma factor, whose product is MGGARVDVDAAVAEAFRDEWGRVVATLIAWGGDWDLAEESAADAFAAALETWPRDGVPDRPGAWLTTTARRRALDRLRRAKAGAAKLRLLAATADERSGGSADERPGGLADERPGSPAGEAPDGPDDDRLRLLYTCCHPALAFEAQVALALRTLTGLTTAEIARAFLVPEATMAKRLVRAKGKIRAAAIPYRVPPPDELPERTNAVLGVVYLLFNEGYGATSGDGLMRPELTREALRLATLVTELLPGEPEPLGLLALLRLHDARAATRTGGDGELVPLEEQDRGRWDRPAIAGAVELLQRALAWERPGPYQLQAMIAACHTVAERAEDTDWPRIVRLYDQLLEHQPTPVVRLNRAVAVAMADGPAAGLAQVDAVAAELDGYGLLPATRADLLRRAGDHEAAATQYRAALAAAGNDGERRYLARRIAELAPG
- a CDS encoding YciI family protein; this translates as MRYLLLISADEERESDIADGDGLRRFHAWMADLERRGVLRAHEGLYPSRTATTVRVRDGDVLRTDGPFMETKDQIGGFALIECADLDEAVEIAAGHPAARFGQVEIRPVR
- a CDS encoding type II toxin-antitoxin system VapB family antitoxin, with the protein product MIFKRVGDGKPYPEHDTGLRAWSELPPRQIRLDELVTTKRTLNLETLLADDSTFYGDLFAHVVEWRGELYLEDGLHRALRAALQQRPVIHARVLLVPDAEA